A segment of the uncultured Desulfobulbus sp. genome:
TTGCCAAGCAGTTTGTAATCGGCGATAACCTTTTGGCCTTTGGCGGAAACCAGCCACTTGGCCATCTTTTCACCGAGCGCCTGTTTCACATGAGGATGTTTTTTGGCACTCACCGGAATAAAACCGTAAGGGTTGGCGAGATTGTCACCGCCCTCGCAGAGGATGTCCAGGCTGATCGGCACTTCCCGACCGTACTTGTAGTTGATATAGGTGCCGCGATCGGTCAGGGTGTAGGCCTGTTTCTCATCGGCAATGGTCAGGGTCTTGCCCATACCCTGGCCAACGGAAAGATACCAGCTCTCGCTGCCCTTGGGGTGAATCGTTTTGACCTCAACCGCTTTGTCTTTCTTGGTGACGGTGATCACGGATTCTTCGACAGCAATCCCGGAATCCTTCCATAGTTCCTGCTCCTTGGCATGGGTACCGGAATCGTCACCGCGAGAGATAAAGGTAGCCTTGACATCGGCAATCTTCTTCATTGCGGTTGCGCCGTCTTTGATTCCCTTGATTTTTGCGGCATCAGCAGCAGGCCCGATCAGAATGAAATCGTTATGCATGACCGCGTAGCGCTTGGTGCCGTATCCATCGGCAACGAACTTGTCCTCGCGTGCACGATCATGGACGAAGATGACGTCCACGTTGCCGTCGATACCATCGCGAATGGCCGCTCCGGTCCCCTTGGCAACAACCTTGACCTGAATGCCGGTATCCTTTTCCAGGGCCGGCAACAACACATCCAACAGCCCGGAGGCCTGGGTTGAAGTGGTGGTGGACATCTTCAGTACCTTGTCCTCAGCCATGGCACTGCCGCTGATAAAGGGAGCCAGAAGCAAGCCGCAAACCAAAAGGTTTTTCAATTTCATATTTCATTCCTCCTTTATGAATTCGGGCAAGGCCAATTCCCTGCCCAGTTACCCGTCACTCCCTTCCTGGAAGACGATTTTTCCGGCAATGGAGAGATCGTATCCGGTGAGGTCCGCGGCAGCCTCTTTGAAGGCCTCCGACTGGAGGATGCCAAAGAGACTTTGAATCGATTTTTCAAAAAAGACTTTCTTGGAGACAAGCAGATCAAAACGCTCCCACCGCAGGGGCAAAAATCCCAAGTCAAGCGTCCTCGCCACGGTTTGGATCCCAGGCCCGACATCGGCCCGTCCGGCAAGGATTTCCAGCCCCACATCCATGTGGCGGGCCACCTCGTTCTCATAGCCGGCAATTTTATCGGCACGAATGCCTGCCTTTTGCAACTCGTGATCGATGAGCAGGCGAGTACCGGTCCCCAGGGAGCGATTCACCATGCGCAGACCTGGAGTGGCGAGATCGGCGACGCAACTGATGTTATGGGGGTTGTGTTTGCGGAACAAAAGCCCCTGCATTCGGCGGCAGAAGTTGACCACCACCGGCATGAGCTCAAACTCTTGCGAGGCGTACTGAAAGTTGTAATCAGTCTCGTCATCTTGAATGAGATGACTGGCCGCGATATGGCAAAGGTTGTTGCGCAGGGCCTGCACCCCGCCCATGCTGCCGACATTACCGAACACCGCCAGATGCCCGGTAAGAGAGCGATTGAACAGGGTAATTGTCTTGTCGAGCAAAGGATCATTGCTGCCGGCAAGAACGATCAGACGTTGATTTGAAGTGAGCGGACGAATGTTGTTGGGAAAGTTGATGGTGTTGTTCTCGACCCACTGCTCGATGAGGTATTGGGGAAAAAGCCATTTCCCGGCGATCTTGGTCGCGGGCATGGACTTCTCCGAGACCAGGGTGTACACCATCTTCTCGTGAATATTGAGAAATTCGGCGACCTCCTTGGTGGTCAACATGCGTTTCATGGTCAATCCTTGGTGGAAAAATGAATCTTGGGTTGTCATGACTACTTGGCCGCTGAAGGAGGTATTCGTCAATATTATTGACAAGAAGCGATTAATATTTCCTGATACAGACCAAAAGCTACCGTATTTAACACATAGATTATCACTGAAAGCAAGGGGGAACTAGCTTTGCGGTCTGTCCCATTCTCTTTTTTCCCACCCTTCCAGGATGGACCAATGACGGTAGCGACGTGGCATATGGCTGCCAATGCACCCACTGATCAGGATAAGCCACAGCAGCGGAATGGTCAAACCAGGGAGAATATGAATCAGCAGGCAAAGGCCAATGTGCAGCCAGATGAGCAATCCCTTGCCCCGATGCCACCAGCGGTGGTCATGCATCCATTCCAGGACCATGAGGCCAATGCCGGAGAAAATAGTGAGCCAATGCCAAACCCCAAGGCGGGTATAGGGGACAGCCAATATACAACCGCCAAAGAGGACACTGACAGCGGCAATATGGAGGGTGCGGCAAGCGATGTTGTACCAGCGCAGGCTCGCCGGAAATGTTGGACGCGACGGTTCTTTTTGGGTAAAAGAGGAAGACCCGATGGGCTGGTTGGTTTGTTCCATATCGCGCATAACACGTAAAAATTGATGCAAGGCAGAGTATCTGTGATCCTCGGTTCCCTTCCCTCTTGACGATGCAGAGCTTGAACGATTTTTTCATCCGCAACATAGAGAGTATCTCCATCGAGCAGCAGAACACTCTCCAACAAAAACGTGTCGCCATCATCGGCTGCGGCGGCTTGGGGGGCTATGTGATCGAGGAGTTGGCGCGCATTGGGGTCGGCATGCTGCATCTCTTTGATCCGGACACCTTTTCCGCAAGCAACTGCAATCGTCAGCTCAACGCTTTGCAGTCAACCATGGGCCAGAACAAGGCCGAGGTGGCCTGCACCCGGGTCAGCTCCATCCACCCCTTCTGCCGGGCGCTCGCCTTCCCGGCCGACTTCAGGCAGGTATCCGCAGATCAGGGGTTTGCAGTCGATGCCGTGGTCGATTGCCTGGACGACATCCAGGCCCGCCACGATCTTGCCGAGCTCTGCAACCGCCTGCACCTGCCGCTTATCCATGGCGCAGTCAATGGCTGGTACGGCCAGGTCGGGGTACAACTGCCGGGCCATGATCTCATTGAACGCCTCTATCCAATCCACAAAAAAGCAAATGTTGCCTTAGCCGCCCCATCGGTCCTCTCCTTTACCGTGGCCCTGGTGGCCAGCCTGCAGGCGGTGGAAACGGTCAAAACCCTGCTGAAACTTGATTCCCCCCTGCAAAGCGGCTGGCTCTACATCGATCTGAAGGAAAACGATTTCCTTCTCCAGCACATCTGAAGGATTGGCCAAACGTCAGTAAGTTAAAAATGATGGCTTCGTAAAAAGTCAAAAGCCTGAATGTCACGCATCGTGAAATCAGCAACTTACAAAGCTCGAAACGTCGTTCTCGAGGCTTTTTACGAGAACGACAAAAATGACGATCTCAAAAAAGCTCCGAAAACGAGATCGGATCTCTGTCTTCTCGACAACAAACTCCCTTACTCCAAGGAGACAAAGGTCCCGGTAGCCCGCGTCGAATATCCGCCCAGACCTTCCACGGTCTTTTTAAATTCGGGTTGAGCGATAACCTTGAGCACCGCCTGGATCATGGGCGTGTCGAACACGGCCCCGGGAATGAGCAGGTCATAACGTTCCTCCACCAGGGGAATGAAATCAAGGCCGAGCGCCTTGGCCGCACTTTTGATCCCCAGGCCGACATCGACCTTGTTGGAAAGCACCGCCACCGCCACCGCCATGTGGGTGTATTCATCCTCCGCATACCCCTCAATATCGTCGGGATCCAGATCCAGGCGATTAAGTTCATAGTCAAGCAGGACCCGGGTACCGGAACCGGCCTGGCGGTTGATGAAACGGACATCGTCCTGGAACAGGTCGTGGATCGTCTGGATATTCTTGGGATTGCCTTTCTGGACAATAAAGCCCTGCTCACGGTGGACCAAGGTAACGATACGGATATCCCGCTCAGCCAGATGCTTGCGCACATAACTGGTGTTGTAGGAGCCGTCCTTGGGATCAAGCAGATGGGAACCGGCCAAATGACACACACCTTGCTTCAGGGCCATGATGCCGCCGAGGCTGCCCACATGGGTAGAAGCCAGCGAATAGGCGGGTTGCTGTTGCCGCAGGGAATCATTGAGCAGATCAAGGCAGAGGTCATGACTGCCGGTGCAGAGGATGGTGCGCTCGATCTGCGGCAAGGGGAGCAGCAGATCAATTTCCATTGCCTGGCCGGCCTTCTCACCTTCCGAGGCAGCCTCAATGCGAAGGATGCCATTGGCACGGGTCAAGGTGGTAATGGCGCCCGATCCCTGCTTCAGAGGAACGGCAACGAAGCCGACTCCGATCCGGCCGACGATCATGCGGCGAAACTCCTCGATTCCGGCGCGTGAAGGCAAATCCTTGGCCAGGGTGGCTTTGATCATCACCGGCGGTTCGAGATAGATCCCCGCCATTTGGGCCAAGAGCGGCATAACCAGCTGCTCCATGGCAATAATCGCAGATACCGGATAGCCCGGAAGACCAACCACGGGTTTATTGTTGATCACGCCGAGGATCGTTGGTTTGCCGGGCATGATGGTGACACCATGCACCAGGACCTCACCCAGCTCTTCGACAATGCGAACCGTGTAGTCGGCGCTGCCGGCGGAGGATCCTGCATTGATAATCACCATGTCCGCATCGGAGTTCACCCTGGCCAGGAGATGCGCCTTGATCCCCTCGAAATCGTCTTGGAGAATCGGGGAAACCTCGGCCACGCCGCCAGCCTTGGCAACCAACCCCGCAAGCACGCCGGAATTGGATTCAACGGTCTTTCCCGCAGGCACTCCATCCGGGTAGTCTTCCAAACGGACCAACTCATTGCCGGTGGGGATGATGGCAACCTTGGGTCTGCACCGAACCGTCAACGAGCCCACGCCGGCCGTCAGAAGAGCGCCGATATCCGGGGCACGAAAGCGGTGACCTGTCGGGAAAAGCAGTTCCGTGGCCACGATATCCTCCCCTACCTTGCGCACATGCTGCCAGGGATACACCGGATGTCGAATGACGCCTTCCTTGCCGTCGTCACTGAGCAGGACGTTTTCAATCATGATCACCGCATTTTTTCCTGGAGGCAGAGGAAAACCGGTATTGATCATGGTCGCCTGATCGCTGTCGATATTCAAGCGCAGCGGGGAGTCATCGGTGGCACCAAAGGTGTCCTCCGCCCGAACCGCAATCCCATCCATGGCCGCGGAGTGAAACGAGGGGGCGGAATAGCGAGCAAAAATCGGCGCAGCCGATACGCGGTCACAGGCTTCGAGCGCGGCAACGGTCTCTGTCGGTGGGTGGGAGTGGGCAAAGCGGGACCAAAAGATGTGTTGGGCCTCTTCCCGGGAACACATATTCAAATAGATTTTTCGTTGCATGGTTGCCTCCTTGATTGCACAACCCGACGGGAACCTGGAATCCGTACTGTTTTGAGGTGCAACAACGGCACTCAGGGAAAAAGCAGAACCGGACACTCTACATTGCGGTCAAGGCCTTCCACATCGCGGCCAATGGGCAGAAGACCGTCTGCACGAACCAGGGGACTGAGCAGGCCGGATTTACCATAGACCGGGATCGCCTTGGGCAATGGGCCATCACCCTGGTGTTCCAGGCGTACGCGAACATACTCCTGCCGGCCAATGGCTGAGGGAATCGGCTGGCCGGTAACCGCCCGAACCTCCTGGAGACCAAGGGTGACGCCAAGACCAACAAACTGCCGCATCAACGGCCGGACAAAGCAGGTGAAAATCACCAGGGCCGAGGCCACATGACCGGGGAGGCCGAACAGGGCCTTATTGCCCTGGCGGGCAAGGATGGTTGGTTTCCCCGGGCGGACAGAGACGCCATGCACCAGCATGGTGCACTCGGGGATGGATTCGAAAACCCGTTTGGTAAAATCCCTCTTCCCCACCGAACTGCCACCGGAAAGCAGGAGTATGTCCGCGTCCTGCAGGGCGTCCTTGCACATGGCCAACATCTTGTCAAAATCATCGCCACAGATGCCCAGCGGTACGGCAATCCCGCCCGCTTCCTCCACCAGGGCGACAAGGGTGGTGGAGTTGATGTCGCGGATTTTGCCTGGAGGCGGGGTCTCGGTTGAGGGAACCAGTTCATCGCCGGTGGAGAGGATGGCCACCTTGGGTCGTCGGTACACGGGCACGGTATTGATGCCAAGGCCGGAGAGTACGCCCAGTTCCTGGGGACGAAGAATTCGGCCCTTGTCCAGGATCACGGCTCCAGGCTGATAATCCTCACCCGCTGGAATCACGTTTTCCCCGGGCGCGACCGGACGGAAAACAGCGACGGTCTCCTCGTCAAAGGGCTGAGTATACTCCACCATGACCACAGCATCCGCCTTCTGCGGCAGCTCTCCACCGGTCCAGATCCGCACCGCCTGTCCCGGTTTCAGCTTATAGTCCTGACCGGAGGTCCCCATGGCAATTTCGCCGACGATGGTGAGCAGTGCCGTCTCCGAATCAGAGCAACCAAAGGTGTCGGCCGCACGCACGGCAAAACCGTCCATGGTCGACCGGGAAAAAGGTGGTAGTGCCTCCTGGCTGACCATCTGCTCGCCAAGAATACGACCGCGTGCCTGTTGGAGGAGAACGGTTTCGAGCTCCAGGGGGACGAAATTCTCAAAAAGGGCGAGAAATTCCACAGGACTCATCAGTTTGAAAAAATCATTCATCGTATCTTTTCCAGAGTAAATCCATCAGCCAATGACAGTTGATGGCTTCGTAAAAAGTCAAAAGCCTGAATGTCACGCATCGTAAAATCAGCAACTTGCGAAGCTCGAAACGTCGTTCTCGGGCCTTTTTACGAGAACGACACAGTTGAGAGGCAGCAACGACAAATCTTTCCAGCAATGGAAAAAATGATGCGCTGACGTCACCCACACAAGCTTTTTTCGGTTTTGATGGAAACTTGGCGAAAAAGAGCCAGCAACAGCGGTAGAGCACGGATGGGTCATATCCATACACATCCATCATTCATGGACTATAACACGCAGACGACTGCCGGAGAAAAGAAAGTCCCGGGAAAGTTGTGCCGACTGGAAAAAAGGTATCAGCCGCCGCCAATGGCAGGAAAGATGGCGACCTGATCTCCCTCCTGGGGGAGTTGGGAGAGTTCGCAGTGGCGCGAGTTGATCATGGTGACGCCGACTTCATCGAGGGGAACCCCCACGGCACGAATGATATCTTCCACGGAGGTATCTGCAGGAAACTCCATCAGCTGTTGTTTGAAGCGGTTGTCCCGGAAATAGGCAAAGAGTTTGACCGTCAATTGCATAGGAGCCTTGTGTGGTGACTTGATAAATCGGGGGAAGCACGCACGGCTGCGTGAGCGCTCTTTCCTCTTCCAAGACAGCCCCTCACCGATTGCTCGGCAAGGGGCTTGTGGAGAGAAACCAGAATATTACTCCTATTAGAAATCCCAGAAGGAGTCAATAGCCTCGTCGCTAATATCCCAGACAACATTGTGGGGAGCGATGGGTTCTTCAGCAAAGAATTCGGGCAACCGGTCGTCCTTGTTGGTGAAACCGGCGGCGAGATTGAACTCGTGCTCGGTTTTGAGGATGTATTTTCCGAGATTGACCACATCGTCCCCAACCAGGCCAATGCCGTAACGGGCATTGATCAGATCGATCAGGGCGGGCAGACAGGTGGCATCGTCAAGGGCTGCAAAGGCGATGAACAGACACATGCCGGTGGAGTCAATGGCAGCAGTGGCAATCTGCAGGTTGCGGGACAACTCGACCTGACCTTCCTTGCTCAGCGGATCGACCTTGCCGCCAACACCAAGGATGTTGGTGGCAATGGTGTATCCCATGGTATGATCTGCACCCTGAGTAGAGGTGGCGTAGGTGATACCGATACCCTTGATTGCACGGGGGTCGTAGGCGGGAATCGCCTGATTCTTGACCACCGGTACGCGGGTAATACCGAAAGCGCGACCAACCGCACCGGCACCGTTGCCAATGATGCGGCCCAGCGGGGTTCCCTTGGCAACTTCTTCCTTAAGGATGCGACACAGTTCCGCGCCGTCGCCGAACTTGAGCACACCTGCCTCCATGGCAACACCAAAGGCAACCGGCACCTCGATGGAATCGACTCCGATGTCATCCATCAGGTTGTCAGCCTCGGCCACATAGTCCAGGTTATCGATGCAGCAGTCCGCACCAAGGGCCCAGATGGTCTCGTACTCAAAGCCTGAGGTCTTGTACTCGCCTTTGACATCGGCATAGATCTGCGAACACTGGATTACGCAACCCGGATGACAGTTGTGCTTGGGTTTACCCCCGCGGGCGACGATGGTGTCGTACATGGTCTCGCCGGAAACAGCCTCATGGCCTTCGAACTGTCCCTGGGTGAAATTTTTGGTAGGTAACCCACCGGACTCGTTGATGATATTGACCAGAACGTTGGTGCCGTATTGCGCCAATGCCTTGCTGATGGGATTATCAACCAGAGCTTTTGCAAAGGTGCGGTTGGCGGTTTTGAATGCTTCGGGATCAGCGATGGCAACTTTTTGATCGGTGGGCTCAACAGAGATGAATTTGATTTTTTTGGAACCCATAACCGCACCCAACCCACCACGGCCGTTGGAGCGCATATGGCTGTCCGGATCTTTGACCGATATGTTCGCGGCTGTCATCCGCATCTCTCCGGCTGGGCCGATGGTGATTACACCAATTTTTGCGCCGAGACGGGCATTCAGGGTCTGAACCGTAGCAAAGTTACCCATGCCGATGACTTCAGTTTCTTCCTTGATGGTCACGCCTTGATCATTGATGTTCAGGCTATACCATTTTGACTCATCTGCAGGTTTCCCTTCAATGATCAAGGCTTTAACACCAAGCTTGGCCAGCATCTGCGCGGAGGTACCGCCGGCGTTCGCCTCTTTGATGGTCCCAGTAAGGGGACTTTTTGCCCCGCAAGAGAGACGGCCGGAGTTGGCGGCCGGAGTTCCTGAAAGGAGTCCGGGGGCGAAGACCAGTTTGTTGTTTTTTCCCAAGGCGTGGCAGGTCGGTTTTACCTCTGCCGCGACGATGGTCGAGGTGAGACCACGACCGCCAAGCCCCATCCATGCTTCGGGTACATCTTCGACCTTTGTGCTCAGGTCTGACATATTGACACGAAAAATTTTATCAGCCATTCGAAAACTCCTATTTTTTAAAAAAGGAACCGGGCTCCCACTGAACCCCGTACCCGTGATTGTGGACGGTATGGGCCTTGAAGCGAAATAAGCAGTAAATCAACGAGTTGTCAGAACAAGCTAGCGCAATACGATTACCTTGTCAATACTTGTACGAATTGGTTAGTTACGGTA
Coding sequences within it:
- a CDS encoding substrate-binding domain-containing protein: MKLKNLLVCGLLLAPFISGSAMAEDKVLKMSTTTSTQASGLLDVLLPALEKDTGIQVKVVAKGTGAAIRDGIDGNVDVIFVHDRAREDKFVADGYGTKRYAVMHNDFILIGPAADAAKIKGIKDGATAMKKIADVKATFISRGDDSGTHAKEQELWKDSGIAVEESVITVTKKDKAVEVKTIHPKGSESWYLSVGQGMGKTLTIADEKQAYTLTDRGTYINYKYGREVPISLDILCEGGDNLANPYGFIPVSAKKHPHVKQALGEKMAKWLVSAKGQKVIADYKLLGNQLFFPDAK
- a CDS encoding helix-turn-helix transcriptional regulator, yielding MTTQDSFFHQGLTMKRMLTTKEVAEFLNIHEKMVYTLVSEKSMPATKIAGKWLFPQYLIEQWVENNTINFPNNIRPLTSNQRLIVLAGSNDPLLDKTITLFNRSLTGHLAVFGNVGSMGGVQALRNNLCHIAASHLIQDDETDYNFQYASQEFELMPVVVNFCRRMQGLLFRKHNPHNISCVADLATPGLRMVNRSLGTGTRLLIDHELQKAGIRADKIAGYENEVARHMDVGLEILAGRADVGPGIQTVARTLDLGFLPLRWERFDLLVSKKVFFEKSIQSLFGILQSEAFKEAAADLTGYDLSIAGKIVFQEGSDG
- a CDS encoding HesA/MoeB/ThiF family protein; this encodes MQSLNDFFIRNIESISIEQQNTLQQKRVAIIGCGGLGGYVIEELARIGVGMLHLFDPDTFSASNCNRQLNALQSTMGQNKAEVACTRVSSIHPFCRALAFPADFRQVSADQGFAVDAVVDCLDDIQARHDLAELCNRLHLPLIHGAVNGWYGQVGVQLPGHDLIERLYPIHKKANVALAAPSVLSFTVALVASLQAVETVKTLLKLDSPLQSGWLYIDLKENDFLLQHI
- a CDS encoding molybdopterin biosynthesis protein; protein product: MQRKIYLNMCSREEAQHIFWSRFAHSHPPTETVAALEACDRVSAAPIFARYSAPSFHSAAMDGIAVRAEDTFGATDDSPLRLNIDSDQATMINTGFPLPPGKNAVIMIENVLLSDDGKEGVIRHPVYPWQHVRKVGEDIVATELLFPTGHRFRAPDIGALLTAGVGSLTVRCRPKVAIIPTGNELVRLEDYPDGVPAGKTVESNSGVLAGLVAKAGGVAEVSPILQDDFEGIKAHLLARVNSDADMVIINAGSSAGSADYTVRIVEELGEVLVHGVTIMPGKPTILGVINNKPVVGLPGYPVSAIIAMEQLVMPLLAQMAGIYLEPPVMIKATLAKDLPSRAGIEEFRRMIVGRIGVGFVAVPLKQGSGAITTLTRANGILRIEAASEGEKAGQAMEIDLLLPLPQIERTILCTGSHDLCLDLLNDSLRQQQPAYSLASTHVGSLGGIMALKQGVCHLAGSHLLDPKDGSYNTSYVRKHLAERDIRIVTLVHREQGFIVQKGNPKNIQTIHDLFQDDVRFINRQAGSGTRVLLDYELNRLDLDPDDIEGYAEDEYTHMAVAVAVLSNKVDVGLGIKSAAKALGLDFIPLVEERYDLLIPGAVFDTPMIQAVLKVIAQPEFKKTVEGLGGYSTRATGTFVSLE
- the glp gene encoding gephyrin-like molybdotransferase Glp yields the protein MSPVEFLALFENFVPLELETVLLQQARGRILGEQMVSQEALPPFSRSTMDGFAVRAADTFGCSDSETALLTIVGEIAMGTSGQDYKLKPGQAVRIWTGGELPQKADAVVMVEYTQPFDEETVAVFRPVAPGENVIPAGEDYQPGAVILDKGRILRPQELGVLSGLGINTVPVYRRPKVAILSTGDELVPSTETPPPGKIRDINSTTLVALVEEAGGIAVPLGICGDDFDKMLAMCKDALQDADILLLSGGSSVGKRDFTKRVFESIPECTMLVHGVSVRPGKPTILARQGNKALFGLPGHVASALVIFTCFVRPLMRQFVGLGVTLGLQEVRAVTGQPIPSAIGRQEYVRVRLEHQGDGPLPKAIPVYGKSGLLSPLVRADGLLPIGRDVEGLDRNVECPVLLFP
- a CDS encoding MoaD/ThiS family protein, which codes for MQLTVKLFAYFRDNRFKQQLMEFPADTSVEDIIRAVGVPLDEVGVTMINSRHCELSQLPQEGDQVAIFPAIGGG
- a CDS encoding aldehyde ferredoxin oxidoreductase C-terminal domain-containing protein; translated protein: MADKIFRVNMSDLSTKVEDVPEAWMGLGGRGLTSTIVAAEVKPTCHALGKNNKLVFAPGLLSGTPAANSGRLSCGAKSPLTGTIKEANAGGTSAQMLAKLGVKALIIEGKPADESKWYSLNINDQGVTIKEETEVIGMGNFATVQTLNARLGAKIGVITIGPAGEMRMTAANISVKDPDSHMRSNGRGGLGAVMGSKKIKFISVEPTDQKVAIADPEAFKTANRTFAKALVDNPISKALAQYGTNVLVNIINESGGLPTKNFTQGQFEGHEAVSGETMYDTIVARGGKPKHNCHPGCVIQCSQIYADVKGEYKTSGFEYETIWALGADCCIDNLDYVAEADNLMDDIGVDSIEVPVAFGVAMEAGVLKFGDGAELCRILKEEVAKGTPLGRIIGNGAGAVGRAFGITRVPVVKNQAIPAYDPRAIKGIGITYATSTQGADHTMGYTIATNILGVGGKVDPLSKEGQVELSRNLQIATAAIDSTGMCLFIAFAALDDATCLPALIDLINARYGIGLVGDDVVNLGKYILKTEHEFNLAAGFTNKDDRLPEFFAEEPIAPHNVVWDISDEAIDSFWDF